The following proteins are co-located in the Armatimonadota bacterium genome:
- a CDS encoding DUF1559 domain-containing protein → MSVRVHRRGFTLIELLVVIAIIAILAAILFPVFARARGKARQAACVSNMKQIGLAMIMYASDYDQLLPYWCIAGSSDHNPNDITWDVSIMPYMKNQQILICPDNTFNSGGNTHPNQDGKKRGYALPRYVAAQMQDAPPNPVKTLVLVEKGAYLPASYEDAASEHPIQAGFSKEYPNQVACRHNEGNNFAFLDGHSKWYKFSSGPWVENSFVGSDPGGGYWTGDRAGRCEFPEDWPTQ, encoded by the coding sequence CGCCATTCTGGCCGCTATCCTGTTCCCGGTGTTCGCCAGGGCCAGAGGTAAGGCTCGACAGGCTGCGTGTGTCTCCAACATGAAGCAGATCGGGCTGGCGATGATCATGTACGCGTCGGACTATGACCAACTGCTGCCCTACTGGTGCATTGCCGGGTCCAGTGATCACAACCCGAACGACATCACGTGGGACGTCTCGATCATGCCGTACATGAAGAACCAACAGATCCTCATCTGCCCGGATAACACTTTCAACAGCGGCGGGAACACACATCCGAACCAGGACGGCAAGAAGCGCGGATACGCTCTGCCCCGTTACGTTGCTGCCCAAATGCAGGACGCGCCGCCGAACCCAGTCAAGACCCTGGTCCTCGTCGAGAAGGGCGCCTATCTGCCAGCCAGCTACGAGGACGCGGCCAGCGAACACCCGATCCAGGCCGGCTTCAGCAAGGAGTACCCCAACCAGGTCGCGTGCCGGCATAATGAAGGGAATAACTTCGCGTTCCTTGACGGCCACTCCAAGTGGTACAAGTTCTCGTCCGGGCCGTGGGTCGAGAACAGTTTCGTAGGATCGGATCCCGGAGGCGGTTACTGGACCGGCGACCGCGCCGGCCGCTGCGAGTTCCCTGAGGACTGGCCGACCCAGTAA
- a CDS encoding DUF1559 domain-containing protein, with translation MGRKQGFTLVEILVVIAIIAVLAAILFPVFSRVRENARKTNCLSNLNQVGVAMRAYSSDYGGYIVNWCVSHPACAATPGWPAPPAESVKNDPADGVVTWDLSIMRYLKSDKVLLCPSNKNPRTDVGRAARAYAIARYTQKVVAGGIWGPSLGMMEGDFPKPTETVLLFEKGNNLPGSWGDACGENVFESHNGPLIDQYAPNDNDEQTSGGQTINVRMFHGDGKNILFLDGHAKYFTKTTGPFAKVGASYAVPGMVFTRADIPQ, from the coding sequence ATGGGACGAAAGCAAGGCTTCACCCTCGTAGAGATTCTGGTGGTGATTGCCATTATCGCTGTGCTGGCTGCCATCCTGTTCCCCGTCTTCTCCCGTGTGCGGGAGAATGCCCGCAAGACCAACTGCCTGTCCAACCTCAACCAGGTCGGTGTGGCGATGCGCGCGTACTCGTCGGACTACGGCGGCTACATCGTGAACTGGTGCGTCAGCCACCCGGCCTGTGCTGCCACCCCTGGGTGGCCCGCGCCGCCGGCGGAATCGGTGAAGAACGATCCGGCTGACGGCGTCGTGACCTGGGACCTGAGCATCATGCGATACCTGAAGAGCGACAAGGTGCTCCTTTGCCCGTCCAACAAGAACCCAAGGACCGACGTGGGGCGCGCGGCCCGTGCGTACGCCATCGCGCGCTACACCCAGAAGGTAGTCGCCGGGGGCATCTGGGGCCCCTCTCTGGGTATGATGGAGGGCGACTTCCCCAAGCCCACAGAGACCGTACTGCTCTTCGAGAAAGGCAACAATCTCCCCGGATCCTGGGGCGATGCGTGTGGCGAGAACGTGTTCGAAAGCCATAACGGACCGCTCATCGACCAGTATGCCCCCAACGACAACGACGAGCAGACGTCGGGCGGCCAGACTATCAACGTCCGCATGTTCCATGGTGACGGAAAGAACATCCTCTTCCTCGACGGCCACGCCAAGTACTTCACCAAGACCACCGGGCCTTTCGCGAAAGTCGGCGCATCCTACGCCGTCCCCGGTATGGTCTTCACACGCGCCGACATCCCCCAATGA
- a CDS encoding CoA activase, with product MSSRKCLLGIDVGSVSVNLAVLDGNKSVIQERYVRHKGRPMKVAAEVLREAISELGIENIAGLAATGAGGRVIAQILGATFTNEVVAQATATSTLHPEVRTVVEIGGEDSKLLYLQPSQSGDHIDIADFAMNSMCAAGTGSFLDQQASRLGLSIEDFGRLALESQTPPRVAGRCSVFAKSDMIHLQQKATPTSDIVAGLCYALVRNFKSTVGSARALEPPVAFQGGVAANPGIVRAMRDVLELTEDQLVIPEHFAAMGAIGAVLKAGDDIAQPDFSRLDELAQYVFHAGSDRTLLPLKLDNAVIMPAEVTRPEPRDGERIPAYLGVDIGSISTNLVVIDADGNVLCKRYLMTAGAPIEAVRTGLREVGQEVGAIVDIRGACTTGSGRYLIADFIGADVVKNEITAQARGALAIDPKVDTIFEIGGQDSKYIRLENGHVVDFEMNKVCAAGTGSFLEEQAEKLGISIKEEFGNLALQAKNPANLGERCTVFMETELQRNQQAGTPTEDLVAGLAYSVVYNYLNRVVARKPVGERIFFQGGTAFNRAVVAAFGMVTGKTITVPAHNEVTGALGCALIAREEDQGKGSRFKGFDLSERKYTIQSFECRECANRCEINKVTVEGERPLFYGSRCEKYDVDRSRRTDIDLPDLFAEREQMLLTAYQPRTELPEDAPRVGIPRALMFHDLFPMWHAMLTELGCRVVLSDPTNKSIIHEGVEKSVVETCFPVKVALGHVLDLLSKDIEYIFLPSVINLPKLDKSMTDSFVCPYGQSFPYTVNSAVDIEAHGVKPLRPVFYLEHGSRQLVPAMTPIAKELGRSEADARRAVDAGIAAQRRFAQLLQVRGKQVLDNLPEDRPSIVIVSRAYNGCDPGANLEIPQKLRHMGVLAIPLDFLPLDNVELPGDWFNMYWRYGQRILAAAEVISQNPKLHALYLTNFSCGPDSFIMRYFQERLGSEPVLMIEVDEHSADAGMITRCEAFLDSLESTKGQVFEKGRTFRPLSIATGSRREMLIPNMSSHAYAVAAAFRACGMPARVMDPPDDETLMWGRKYTSGKECFPCIVTTGDMVREVMRPDFDRDTAAFFMGGSGGPCRFGQYNALQRMVLDDLGYTDVPLYAPNQASGFFDDLGVVGRKFLRLAWRGMVAVDLLDKALMEIRPYEVRPGTTDAVHQVSLEDVTEAVAGNGDLLAALKRSRDRFAAIEIDRSQERPIIGLVGEFYIRANAFSNEDLVRKIEELGGEVWASPIYEWFLYRNFRRDMRAKLAGNLKLRLKNWLMDRVMVSDEHHLIAAFDGLLRNAYEPPTQEVLAMAEPYVHRSFEGEAIMTVGKAVDFARKGLSGVVAVMPFTCMPGTISEALMKRVREDENEIPFLNMVYDGFEQSTARTRLEAFMYQAREYMNRNRAAAAL from the coding sequence GTGAGCAGTCGCAAGTGCCTGTTGGGCATTGACGTCGGATCGGTCAGCGTGAATCTTGCCGTGCTGGACGGGAACAAGTCAGTCATCCAGGAACGGTACGTTCGGCACAAAGGCCGGCCGATGAAGGTCGCCGCCGAAGTGCTGCGCGAGGCGATCTCCGAGCTGGGGATCGAGAACATCGCCGGCCTCGCCGCTACTGGAGCCGGGGGGAGGGTCATCGCACAGATTCTGGGCGCCACCTTCACTAACGAGGTCGTTGCCCAAGCCACCGCAACCAGTACCCTGCACCCAGAGGTCCGCACAGTCGTTGAGATAGGCGGGGAGGACTCCAAGCTCCTGTACCTGCAGCCTTCACAGTCGGGCGACCACATCGACATCGCGGACTTCGCCATGAACAGCATGTGCGCGGCAGGGACAGGCTCGTTCCTGGATCAGCAGGCCTCGCGCCTGGGGCTGAGCATTGAGGATTTCGGACGCCTGGCGCTGGAATCCCAGACACCGCCGCGCGTGGCCGGACGCTGCAGCGTGTTCGCAAAGTCTGACATGATCCATCTGCAGCAGAAAGCCACACCCACCAGTGACATCGTCGCGGGCCTGTGCTATGCCCTTGTCCGGAATTTCAAGAGCACCGTCGGCTCGGCGCGGGCCCTGGAGCCGCCGGTCGCCTTCCAGGGCGGTGTCGCGGCCAATCCCGGCATCGTTCGCGCCATGCGCGACGTACTGGAACTCACCGAAGACCAACTCGTAATCCCTGAGCATTTCGCGGCCATGGGCGCAATTGGCGCCGTTCTCAAGGCCGGCGACGACATCGCTCAGCCGGATTTCTCGAGGCTTGACGAACTTGCACAATACGTCTTTCATGCCGGCTCCGACCGCACCCTGCTTCCGCTGAAGCTCGACAATGCGGTCATTATGCCCGCTGAAGTAACGCGCCCGGAGCCTCGCGACGGCGAGCGCATTCCCGCGTACCTGGGTGTGGATATCGGCTCCATCAGCACGAATCTGGTGGTCATCGACGCCGACGGCAATGTGCTGTGCAAACGCTATCTGATGACCGCCGGCGCGCCAATTGAGGCGGTCCGTACGGGCCTTCGCGAAGTGGGGCAGGAAGTCGGCGCCATCGTGGACATCCGGGGCGCCTGCACCACCGGTTCCGGCAGGTACCTGATCGCCGACTTCATCGGTGCGGACGTGGTGAAGAACGAGATAACCGCCCAGGCAAGGGGCGCTCTGGCCATCGACCCGAAGGTGGACACCATCTTTGAGATCGGCGGCCAGGACTCCAAGTATATTCGCCTGGAGAACGGCCACGTCGTCGACTTCGAAATGAACAAGGTCTGCGCCGCGGGAACTGGATCCTTCCTGGAGGAGCAGGCGGAAAAACTGGGCATCAGCATCAAAGAAGAGTTCGGGAATCTTGCTCTGCAGGCGAAAAACCCGGCCAACCTGGGCGAGCGCTGCACCGTGTTCATGGAGACCGAACTGCAGCGTAACCAGCAGGCCGGCACCCCCACTGAGGACCTCGTCGCCGGGCTCGCGTACTCTGTTGTCTATAACTATCTCAACCGCGTGGTGGCTCGCAAGCCCGTTGGCGAACGGATCTTCTTCCAGGGGGGCACCGCTTTCAACCGCGCCGTAGTCGCCGCATTCGGCATGGTCACCGGCAAGACGATCACCGTCCCCGCACACAATGAAGTCACTGGCGCGCTAGGGTGCGCCCTCATTGCTCGTGAGGAAGACCAGGGCAAGGGCAGCCGATTCAAAGGCTTTGATCTCAGCGAGCGCAAGTACACCATCCAGTCCTTTGAGTGCCGCGAATGTGCGAACCGCTGCGAAATCAACAAGGTCACCGTTGAGGGCGAAAGGCCGCTCTTCTACGGCAGTCGGTGCGAGAAGTACGATGTCGACCGCTCGCGGCGCACCGATATCGATCTGCCGGACCTTTTCGCCGAACGCGAGCAGATGCTGCTTACGGCGTACCAGCCTCGCACGGAGCTTCCGGAAGATGCGCCCAGGGTCGGCATTCCCCGGGCGCTCATGTTCCACGACCTGTTTCCGATGTGGCACGCGATGCTCACGGAACTCGGCTGCCGAGTGGTCCTCTCCGACCCCACAAACAAGAGCATCATCCATGAAGGCGTGGAGAAATCGGTGGTCGAGACCTGTTTTCCCGTGAAGGTGGCGCTGGGGCACGTCCTGGACCTGCTGAGCAAGGACATCGAGTACATCTTCCTGCCCAGCGTGATCAACCTGCCCAAGCTGGACAAGAGCATGACCGACTCCTTCGTCTGCCCCTACGGGCAGAGCTTCCCATACACCGTCAATTCGGCGGTGGACATCGAAGCACACGGCGTGAAGCCTTTGCGCCCCGTATTCTATCTCGAACACGGATCGCGCCAACTTGTGCCGGCTATGACGCCGATCGCGAAGGAACTGGGAAGGAGCGAAGCCGATGCCCGGCGCGCAGTGGATGCCGGAATCGCCGCTCAGCGCCGGTTCGCCCAATTGCTGCAGGTCCGCGGAAAGCAGGTGCTGGACAACCTGCCCGAAGACCGGCCGTCAATCGTCATCGTCAGTCGCGCGTACAACGGGTGCGATCCCGGCGCTAACCTGGAGATCCCCCAGAAGCTGCGGCACATGGGGGTACTGGCGATCCCCCTGGACTTCCTCCCGCTGGACAATGTGGAATTGCCGGGCGACTGGTTCAACATGTACTGGCGCTACGGCCAGCGAATCCTTGCCGCCGCCGAGGTCATCTCGCAGAACCCGAAACTGCACGCGCTTTACTTGACGAACTTCAGCTGCGGGCCCGACTCCTTCATCATGCGGTACTTCCAGGAACGCCTCGGAAGCGAACCCGTGCTGATGATCGAGGTCGATGAGCACAGCGCCGACGCGGGGATGATCACCCGTTGCGAGGCCTTCCTTGACAGCCTGGAGTCCACGAAGGGGCAGGTCTTCGAGAAGGGTCGGACCTTCCGGCCTCTGAGCATCGCCACCGGGTCGCGGCGCGAGATGCTCATCCCCAACATGAGCAGCCATGCATATGCCGTGGCCGCCGCTTTCCGGGCCTGTGGCATGCCTGCGCGCGTCATGGATCCGCCGGATGATGAGACCCTTATGTGGGGTCGCAAGTACACATCTGGCAAGGAGTGCTTCCCCTGCATCGTCACCACCGGCGACATGGTGCGCGAGGTCATGCGCCCGGACTTCGACCGGGACACCGCCGCGTTCTTCATGGGCGGTTCCGGAGGTCCCTGCCGATTCGGTCAGTACAACGCCCTCCAGCGCATGGTGCTGGATGATCTGGGCTACACCGACGTCCCGCTCTACGCCCCCAACCAGGCAAGCGGCTTCTTTGACGACCTGGGCGTGGTGGGACGCAAGTTCCTGCGGCTTGCCTGGCGAGGAATGGTGGCAGTAGACTTGCTGGATAAGGCGCTGATGGAGATTCGCCCTTATGAGGTGCGGCCAGGCACAACCGATGCCGTCCACCAGGTCTCGCTTGAGGATGTGACCGAGGCTGTCGCCGGCAACGGTGATCTCCTTGCAGCCCTCAAACGTTCACGTGACCGGTTCGCGGCAATCGAGATCGACCGCTCGCAGGAACGCCCGATCATCGGGCTCGTGGGCGAGTTCTACATCCGCGCCAACGCCTTCAGCAATGAGGACCTGGTGCGCAAGATCGAGGAACTGGGCGGGGAGGTCTGGGCATCGCCGATCTACGAGTGGTTCCTGTACCGAAATTTCCGCCGTGACATGCGTGCGAAGCTTGCCGGAAACCTGAAGCTGCGGCTCAAGAACTGGCTCATGGACCGGGTGATGGTCTCCGATGAACACCACCTGATCGCTGCTTTCGACGGGCTTCTGCGCAATGCCTATGAGCCCCC